One genomic segment of Bradyrhizobium diazoefficiens includes these proteins:
- a CDS encoding ABC transporter ATP-binding protein produces MDREVIPRAFAPATETSSARSILLGAEAPPPNSKLKIEQLEKHYGNVQALAPTSLEVRAGEFLTLLGPSGSGKTTLLMAIAGLVQPDRGRIWIDGQDSTSRAVHDRDIGMVFQNYALFPHLDVFENVAFSLRVRGVSEAQIRQRAQYALALVQLDHLIRRFPKELSGGQQQRVAIARSLVYEPSIILMDEPLGALDKRLREQMQAEIRRIHRQLAVTVIYVTHDQEEALSMSDRICLMNGGSIEQIGRPEELYFSPSTLFAAKFLGEANILAARRTSHDKSVMVAGTMIELAELPDGVPESLSVLIRPESFLLEAPHTPANCIEGRLVDITMLGPLTRLDLVCDDDTSLVAKLPTRRKLATLEPGQRINLFFAREDAIIVSEAR; encoded by the coding sequence ATGGATCGTGAAGTGATCCCGCGCGCCTTTGCCCCCGCAACTGAGACTTCGTCAGCACGATCCATATTGCTGGGCGCCGAAGCACCGCCGCCGAACTCGAAGCTAAAAATTGAGCAGCTTGAGAAGCACTATGGGAACGTCCAGGCGTTGGCTCCCACGAGTCTCGAAGTGCGGGCGGGCGAATTCCTGACCCTGCTCGGACCTTCCGGCTCCGGCAAAACGACGCTGCTCATGGCGATTGCGGGGCTCGTGCAGCCCGATCGGGGCCGCATCTGGATCGATGGCCAGGACAGCACCTCGCGCGCCGTCCATGATCGCGACATCGGAATGGTGTTCCAGAACTACGCGCTCTTCCCTCATCTCGACGTCTTCGAGAACGTTGCTTTTTCTCTGCGCGTCAGAGGTGTCAGCGAGGCACAGATCCGGCAGCGCGCGCAATACGCCCTGGCTCTGGTGCAACTCGATCATCTGATACGGCGCTTTCCGAAAGAACTGTCGGGAGGCCAGCAGCAGCGCGTCGCGATCGCGCGCTCGCTTGTCTACGAGCCGAGCATCATCCTGATGGATGAGCCTCTGGGCGCTCTTGACAAGCGGCTTCGCGAGCAGATGCAGGCGGAGATCCGGCGCATCCATCGGCAGCTCGCCGTGACAGTTATCTACGTTACGCATGATCAAGAAGAGGCGCTCTCGATGTCGGACCGCATCTGCCTCATGAACGGTGGATCGATTGAGCAGATTGGCCGTCCGGAGGAGCTTTATTTTTCGCCCAGCACACTCTTCGCTGCGAAGTTTCTCGGCGAGGCCAATATTCTTGCGGCGAGGCGCACTTCCCACGATAAGTCGGTCATGGTGGCCGGGACAATGATTGAGCTTGCCGAGTTGCCGGATGGTGTACCGGAAAGCCTCTCGGTCTTGATCAGGCCCGAGAGCTTTCTGCTTGAGGCACCGCACACCCCGGCCAACTGCATCGAGGGGCGGCTCGTCGACATTACCATGCTTGGACCACTCACCCGGCTGGACCTCGTCTGTGACGACGATACGTCGCTCGTCGCGAAACTGCCGACTCGCAGGAAGCTAGCGACCCTCGAACCCGGCCAACGTATTAACCTTTTCTTCGCACGCGAGGACGCGATCATCGTTTCGGAGGCACGATGA
- a CDS encoding ABC transporter substrate-binding protein, with translation MAIEKTMLSPARRAFVKSIVGGVASLAAPFIHRGYAAEQLVVRDPGGVVNDAAIKAFYKPFTEETGVNVVGVTSQLEPLSQIRTIVDSKSYLWDIALLSMQAQRILGEAGYLNEIDLNAPGIRDILSQAKSKWGVGVQIYATVFAYNTQTYGDKALTSWADVFDLKKFPGRRGLRKYPIDTLESAVMADGVSPRDVYPLDLERAFAKLDQVKPGVDVWWSNGAQSSQIASSREVDIVSTWNGRIQAAIDDGAPYKIVWNQGIWAADGYAIPKGNPKAKLCHDFLTFCARPGRQAEFSKWVPYSPPNPKAFEFIDKARIPLMPTAPGRLEHMLMESSNYWAEHLEKVTARFNEWIVK, from the coding sequence ATGGCGATCGAAAAGACGATGTTGAGCCCGGCGCGGAGAGCTTTCGTCAAGAGCATCGTAGGCGGCGTCGCCAGCTTGGCGGCTCCCTTCATCCACCGCGGTTACGCGGCCGAGCAACTCGTGGTGCGCGACCCGGGAGGGGTCGTCAACGACGCGGCTATTAAAGCATTCTATAAGCCGTTCACAGAGGAAACTGGAGTCAATGTAGTTGGCGTCACCTCCCAGCTCGAGCCGCTGAGCCAGATCCGCACTATCGTCGATAGCAAGTCATATCTCTGGGACATCGCGCTGTTGTCGATGCAGGCGCAGCGGATCCTAGGCGAGGCGGGGTATCTGAATGAGATCGACCTTAATGCGCCCGGCATTAGGGATATTCTTTCCCAGGCGAAGTCCAAATGGGGTGTGGGCGTGCAGATCTACGCGACGGTGTTTGCCTACAATACGCAGACTTATGGAGATAAAGCTCTGACTTCTTGGGCGGACGTCTTTGATCTCAAGAAGTTTCCCGGACGTCGCGGTCTGCGGAAATACCCGATCGATACGCTGGAATCCGCAGTCATGGCGGACGGGGTCTCGCCGAGGGACGTCTATCCCTTGGATCTTGAGCGAGCCTTCGCGAAACTCGACCAGGTTAAGCCTGGCGTCGATGTGTGGTGGAGCAACGGGGCCCAATCATCCCAGATCGCTTCCTCGCGCGAAGTCGATATCGTTTCGACCTGGAATGGACGTATTCAGGCGGCCATCGACGATGGCGCGCCCTATAAGATTGTCTGGAACCAAGGCATATGGGCGGCTGACGGCTACGCCATTCCCAAGGGGAATCCAAAGGCGAAGCTGTGCCACGATTTCCTGACGTTCTGCGCCAGACCGGGCCGGCAGGCCGAATTTTCGAAATGGGTCCCGTATAGCCCACCAAATCCTAAGGCCTTCGAGTTCATTGACAAGGCTCGCATCCCGCTGATGCCAACTGCGCCGGGCCGTCTCGAACACATGCTGATGGAGAGCAGCAACTATTGGGCCGAGCATTTGGAGAAGGTCACGGCCCGCTTCAACGAATGGATCGTGAAGTGA
- a CDS encoding IclR family transcriptional regulator has product MKTVRTAIQLLTIFSSETPAVTVSAAAARFGLTASGSSRLLASMAASGLIQQGPDRAYRPGPLAYKLGLLYHSHNRLAELVNQGARKIVLETGLSCWVSVLTGTEVMLISRFPGQVDQGFHVDAGNLLPCNASAAGKALLARMPADQARKLLSSGKLPVWTKRTKTDLPELLVDLANVRERGWSIIVEELFLGLTSVAVALSAPTEPTPMALSISMPSGSRGANQVVKAIVALRRSAIEIAGMIGDEFWATRTPASDTTTLTREVKKYIGHS; this is encoded by the coding sequence GTGAAGACAGTTCGCACTGCCATCCAGCTTTTGACGATATTCAGTTCCGAGACACCGGCGGTTACCGTCAGCGCCGCTGCGGCGCGGTTCGGATTGACCGCAAGCGGCTCATCGCGCCTCCTTGCGTCGATGGCCGCCTCGGGTCTGATTCAGCAAGGGCCGGATCGCGCCTATCGGCCCGGTCCTTTGGCCTATAAACTGGGCCTGCTCTATCATTCGCACAATCGCCTTGCCGAGCTCGTGAACCAGGGCGCTCGCAAGATCGTGCTTGAGACGGGCCTGAGCTGCTGGGTATCCGTTCTGACCGGCACCGAGGTTATGCTGATTAGCCGCTTTCCGGGCCAGGTCGACCAGGGCTTCCACGTCGATGCGGGCAACCTCTTGCCTTGCAACGCGAGCGCGGCTGGAAAGGCGCTGCTTGCCAGAATGCCTGCCGACCAGGCCCGGAAACTTCTCTCATCGGGCAAGCTGCCTGTCTGGACTAAAAGGACCAAGACGGACCTCCCCGAGTTGCTGGTCGATCTCGCGAATGTCCGCGAGAGAGGCTGGAGCATCATCGTCGAGGAATTGTTCCTGGGATTAACATCGGTGGCCGTTGCCCTGTCAGCTCCGACTGAGCCGACGCCGATGGCGCTCAGCATATCCATGCCGAGCGGCTCGCGAGGGGCAAACCAAGTCGTAAAGGCAATTGTCGCGCTCAGGCGAAGCGCCATCGAAATCGCCGGCATGATCGGAGATGAATTTTGGGCGACAAGGACTCCCGCCAGTGACACCACCACTCTAACAAGAGAGGTCAAGAAGTATATTGGTCATAGTTGA
- a CDS encoding thiamine pyrophosphate-binding protein: MTIRNTRTGGEILIDQLVAQGVERITCVPGESYLAALDALHDSSIDVMICRAEGGAAMMAEAYGKLTGRPGICFVTRGPGATNASHGVHIAMQDSTPMILFVGQVDTGMREREAFQELDYKAVFGTMAKWAVEIDRPDRIPELVARAFRVAMQGRPGPVVIALPENMLTETAAVADAMRIEPAASWPAPADIERVAAMLASAKAPLVILGGSRWTDEATKSIARFAERFDLPVATSFRRASLIDADHSHYAGDLGIGPSPGLKARIEGADVILLIGGRMSEMPSSSYTLLDIPTPQQKLIHVHPASEELGRVYQPALAIQAAPAAFAAAVETLKPAAVVAWKGEAAKAHADYLAWTDKARELPGTFQYGQVMTWLRDRLPKDAIVCNGAGNYAGWIHRHHRFHSFAAQLAPTSGSMGYGVPAAVLAKRQYPDRVVMAFAGDGCFLMNGQEFATAVQYDAPLIVIVVDNSQYGTIRMHQERDYPGRVVGTQLKNPDFAMYARAFGGHGERVERTEEFAPAFERALASGKPSILHCIIDPRAISVGKDFVPQEAAR; the protein is encoded by the coding sequence ATGACCATTCGCAACACCCGCACCGGAGGCGAGATCCTGATCGATCAGCTCGTCGCCCAGGGCGTCGAGCGCATCACCTGCGTGCCGGGCGAGAGCTACCTCGCCGCGCTCGATGCGCTGCATGACAGCTCGATCGACGTCATGATCTGCCGCGCCGAAGGCGGCGCTGCGATGATGGCGGAAGCCTATGGCAAGCTCACGGGGCGGCCTGGAATCTGCTTCGTCACCCGCGGCCCGGGCGCAACCAATGCCAGCCACGGCGTCCACATCGCGATGCAGGATTCGACGCCGATGATCCTGTTCGTCGGCCAGGTCGATACAGGTATGCGCGAGCGCGAGGCGTTTCAGGAGCTCGATTACAAGGCGGTGTTCGGCACGATGGCGAAATGGGCGGTCGAGATCGATCGCCCCGATCGCATTCCGGAGCTGGTCGCGCGCGCCTTCCGTGTCGCGATGCAGGGCCGCCCTGGTCCTGTGGTGATCGCGCTGCCGGAGAACATGCTGACCGAAACCGCCGCCGTTGCCGATGCGATGCGCATCGAGCCGGCGGCAAGCTGGCCGGCGCCCGCTGACATCGAGCGCGTCGCTGCCATGCTTGCCAGCGCTAAGGCGCCGCTCGTCATCCTCGGCGGCTCGCGCTGGACCGATGAAGCCACCAAGAGCATCGCGCGCTTTGCCGAACGGTTCGACCTGCCGGTCGCGACGTCGTTCCGCCGGGCCTCGCTGATCGACGCCGATCATTCGCATTACGCGGGCGATCTCGGCATCGGGCCGAGCCCGGGCCTGAAGGCGCGCATCGAGGGCGCCGACGTCATCCTTCTCATCGGCGGCCGCATGTCGGAGATGCCGTCCTCGTCCTACACGCTGCTCGATATTCCAACCCCGCAGCAGAAGCTGATCCATGTGCATCCGGCTTCGGAGGAGCTTGGCCGCGTCTATCAGCCGGCCCTGGCGATCCAGGCCGCGCCTGCCGCATTCGCCGCTGCCGTCGAGACGCTAAAACCCGCCGCTGTAGTTGCCTGGAAAGGCGAGGCCGCCAAGGCGCATGCCGATTACCTCGCCTGGACCGACAAGGCGCGCGAGCTGCCGGGCACGTTCCAGTACGGCCAGGTCATGACCTGGCTGCGCGACCGCCTGCCGAAGGACGCGATCGTCTGCAACGGCGCGGGCAATTATGCCGGCTGGATCCATCGCCATCATCGCTTCCACAGCTTCGCCGCCCAGCTCGCGCCGACCTCGGGCTCGATGGGTTATGGCGTTCCGGCGGCGGTGCTCGCCAAGCGGCAATATCCGGATCGGGTCGTCATGGCCTTTGCCGGTGACGGCTGCTTTCTGATGAACGGACAGGAATTCGCGACCGCCGTGCAGTACGACGCGCCGCTGATCGTCATCGTCGTCGACAATTCGCAATACGGCACCATCCGCATGCACCAGGAGCGCGACTATCCCGGCCGCGTGGTCGGCACGCAGCTGAAGAACCCGGATTTCGCGATGTATGCGAGGGCGTTCGGTGGCCATGGCGAAAGGGTCGAGCGCACCGAAGAATTCGCGCCGGCATTCGAGCGCGCGCTCGCCTCGGGCAAGCCGTCGATCCTCCACTGCATCATCGATCCCAGGGCGATCTCGGTCGGCAAGGATTTTGTGCCGCAGGAAGCGGCGCGCTGA
- a CDS encoding pyridoxal phosphate-dependent aminotransferase, giving the protein MNASVQPHSSLFRPASRLSAIGVSEILKITGLAAELKRQGRDVILLGTGEPDFDTPEHVKDAAERAMAAGVTKYTALDGTPELKAAIRAKFKRDNGLEFAQDEITVSAGAKQVLFNAMMATLEVGDEVIIPTPYWVTYADIVLIMGGKPVFVPCREANGFRLTAEDLARAITPRTRWVMLNSPSNPSGAAYSEANYRPILDVLIKHPHVWLMVDDIYEHIVYDDIRFVTPAAIEPSLRDRTLTVNGVSKAYAMTGWRIGFAGGPSALIRAMAIVQSQSTSCPSSISQAAAIAALNSPAEIVGERCRSFQARRDLVVAALNRIDGITCRVPEGAFYTFAGCAGLIGRTMPDGTRINSDADYADYLMHSIGVAVIPGAAFGLAPYFRISYATSILELEEACRRIAHATSRLS; this is encoded by the coding sequence GTGAACGCTTCCGTTCAACCACATTCGTCCCTGTTCCGCCCCGCGAGCCGGCTGTCCGCGATCGGCGTGTCGGAGATCCTGAAGATCACGGGCCTTGCCGCGGAGCTGAAGCGTCAGGGCAGAGACGTCATCTTGCTCGGGACGGGCGAGCCCGATTTCGACACGCCGGAGCACGTCAAGGACGCGGCGGAGCGCGCGATGGCCGCCGGCGTCACCAAATACACGGCGCTCGACGGCACGCCTGAACTGAAGGCTGCGATCCGTGCGAAGTTCAAGCGCGACAACGGGCTCGAATTCGCACAGGACGAAATCACTGTTTCGGCCGGGGCTAAGCAAGTTCTTTTCAACGCGATGATGGCAACTCTCGAAGTCGGCGACGAAGTCATCATTCCTACGCCCTACTGGGTGACCTACGCCGACATTGTCTTGATCATGGGCGGAAAGCCGGTCTTCGTTCCGTGTCGAGAAGCCAATGGCTTTCGCTTGACCGCGGAGGATCTGGCGCGCGCAATCACACCCCGTACGAGATGGGTGATGTTAAACTCGCCGTCCAACCCATCCGGCGCGGCCTATTCAGAGGCAAATTACCGGCCCATCCTCGATGTGCTGATCAAGCATCCGCACGTTTGGCTCATGGTAGATGATATTTATGAGCATATCGTCTACGACGATATCCGCTTCGTGACGCCGGCAGCGATTGAGCCTTCGCTCCGCGACCGGACGCTCACGGTCAACGGCGTCTCTAAGGCCTATGCGATGACTGGCTGGCGAATTGGCTTCGCGGGAGGACCGAGCGCGCTCATTCGCGCCATGGCCATCGTCCAAAGTCAATCAACGTCGTGTCCGTCGTCAATTAGCCAAGCAGCCGCCATCGCAGCGCTCAATAGCCCCGCGGAAATCGTCGGCGAGCGATGCCGCTCGTTCCAAGCGCGCCGTGACTTAGTGGTGGCAGCCTTGAACAGGATCGACGGCATTACCTGTCGGGTGCCCGAGGGAGCTTTCTACACGTTCGCTGGGTGCGCCGGGTTAATCGGTCGAACAATGCCGGATGGCACGCGCATCAACAGCGATGCTGACTACGCGGACTATCTTATGCACAGCATAGGCGTCGCCGTCATTCCTGGGGCGGCATTCGGACTCGCCCCATATTTCCGGATCTCCTACGCCACGTCGATTCTGGAGCTTGAGGAAGCTTGCAGGCGCATTGCGCATGCGACGAGTCGGTTATCTTAA
- the amaB gene encoding L-piperidine-6-carboxylate dehydrogenase: MSPSTKLQPHAHKLDLPGEVDRLLAELGVSRPSYKDGALKVHTPVTGEAIGRVQETSAKDAVRAIEAAHTAFRAWRLVPAPKRGELVRLFGEELRANKDALGRLVSIEVGKIVSEGLGEVQEMIDICDFAVGLSRQLYGLTIATERGEHRMMESWHPLGVTGIISAFNFPVAVWAWNAALALVCGNSIVWKPSEKTPLTALATQALLGSAVRRFNQEGGAVPEGLSAVLFGGREIGELLVDHASVALVSATGSTAMGRAVGPRLAKRFARAILELGGNNAAIVAPTADLDLTLRGVAFAAMGTAGQRCTTLRRLFVHESVYDTFVPRLKRAYASVTIGNPLHTGTLVGPLIDAAAYRGMQSALETAKAACGDVHGGERVTIEGAADAHYVRPALVEMAAQTGPVEHETFAPILYVMKYCDFDSVLELHNAVAQGLSSSIFTNDLREAEAFLSARGSDCGIANVNIGPSGAEIGGAFGGEKETGGGRESGSDAWKAYMRRATNTINYGRTLPLAQGVKFDVV, encoded by the coding sequence ATGTCGCCTTCAACGAAACTGCAGCCGCATGCCCACAAACTCGATCTTCCCGGCGAAGTCGACAGGCTGCTCGCCGAACTTGGCGTGAGCCGGCCGAGCTATAAGGATGGTGCGCTCAAGGTGCATACGCCAGTCACCGGCGAAGCCATCGGACGGGTCCAGGAAACGAGCGCGAAGGATGCGGTGCGGGCCATCGAAGCGGCACACACGGCATTTCGCGCGTGGAGACTGGTGCCCGCGCCGAAGCGCGGTGAGCTTGTCCGGCTGTTTGGCGAGGAATTGCGGGCCAACAAGGACGCTCTGGGTCGGCTGGTCTCGATCGAGGTTGGCAAGATCGTTTCGGAGGGGCTTGGCGAAGTCCAGGAAATGATTGACATCTGCGATTTCGCTGTGGGGCTGTCCCGCCAGCTCTATGGGCTCACCATCGCGACCGAACGCGGCGAGCATCGGATGATGGAGAGCTGGCATCCGCTCGGCGTCACCGGAATCATCTCGGCCTTCAATTTCCCTGTCGCCGTGTGGGCCTGGAACGCAGCACTCGCGCTCGTGTGCGGCAACAGCATCGTCTGGAAGCCATCGGAGAAGACGCCGTTGACGGCACTGGCGACGCAGGCGCTGCTCGGAAGCGCCGTGAGGCGCTTCAACCAGGAGGGCGGCGCGGTGCCGGAGGGTCTCTCGGCGGTGCTGTTCGGCGGTCGCGAGATCGGCGAACTCCTGGTCGACCACGCCAGCGTCGCATTGGTCTCGGCTACCGGCTCGACAGCCATGGGCCGCGCGGTCGGACCGCGGCTTGCCAAGCGTTTCGCACGCGCAATTCTCGAGCTCGGTGGCAACAATGCGGCGATCGTCGCGCCCACCGCCGATCTCGATTTGACGCTCCGTGGAGTCGCGTTTGCAGCGATGGGCACAGCCGGCCAGCGCTGCACGACACTGCGCCGCCTGTTCGTGCATGAGAGCGTTTACGACACTTTCGTGCCACGCCTGAAACGCGCTTATGCATCCGTCACGATCGGCAACCCGCTCCACACTGGCACTCTGGTTGGCCCACTGATCGATGCGGCTGCCTATCGCGGCATGCAGAGCGCACTTGAAACTGCGAAAGCCGCCTGTGGTGACGTTCATGGCGGGGAACGCGTGACGATCGAGGGGGCGGCTGACGCACACTACGTGCGTCCGGCCCTGGTCGAGATGGCCGCGCAGACCGGGCCGGTCGAGCACGAGACCTTCGCGCCGATCCTGTACGTCATGAAGTACTGTGATTTCGATAGCGTGCTCGAACTGCACAACGCGGTCGCGCAGGGCCTTTCGTCCTCGATCTTCACCAATGACCTACGCGAAGCCGAAGCCTTCCTCTCGGCGCGAGGCTCCGATTGCGGCATTGCTAACGTCAATATCGGCCCGTCCGGTGCCGAGATCGGCGGCGCATTTGGCGGCGAGAAGGAGACCGGCGGTGGCCGCGAGTCTGGATCTGACGCATGGAAGGCCTATATGCGCCGTGCGACAAACACCATCAATTATGGTCGGACGCTGCCGCTCGCTCAGGGTGTTAAGTTCGACGTCGTGTGA
- a CDS encoding LysR substrate-binding domain-containing protein, with the protein MNMHTSRRFLPSTALLAAFEAAARTGSVTLAARELSLTQSAVSRQIKLLEEQLQVELFARERQTIRLTAAGQAYAREIREALRKISTASFNLRANPKGGTLNLAILPTFGTRWLAPRLPKFLAQNPGVTINLATRLTYFDFRAEALDAAIHFGLRDWSGVEMAMLRAEKVVPACSTELKNQYGFHTAGDLKQAPLLSLSTRPHAWNRWFAAQNVAGLSGQTMYFDQFATVAQAAMVGVGVALLPTFLIHDELASGKLVRALDLPMESAERYYLVWPPERSAHPPLIVFRDWLLAETAADH; encoded by the coding sequence ATGAACATGCACACATCCCGGCGGTTCCTTCCGTCGACTGCGCTGCTGGCAGCCTTTGAGGCCGCCGCCAGAACTGGCAGTGTCACACTGGCAGCCAGGGAGCTCAGTCTCACCCAGAGCGCGGTCAGCCGGCAGATCAAGCTTCTTGAGGAGCAGCTCCAGGTCGAGCTCTTTGCGCGCGAACGCCAGACCATTCGCCTGACGGCCGCCGGCCAAGCCTATGCCCGCGAAATTCGTGAGGCGCTACGCAAAATCAGCACGGCGTCCTTCAACCTGCGCGCCAACCCCAAGGGCGGCACACTCAACCTGGCGATCTTGCCTACTTTCGGCACGCGCTGGCTGGCGCCACGGCTTCCCAAGTTTCTGGCGCAGAATCCGGGTGTCACTATCAACCTTGCAACGCGCCTGACCTACTTCGATTTCCGAGCTGAAGCACTGGACGCGGCCATTCATTTCGGACTGCGGGACTGGTCCGGCGTTGAGATGGCAATGTTGCGCGCCGAGAAGGTCGTCCCCGCCTGCAGCACCGAGCTAAAAAACCAGTACGGTTTTCACACAGCAGGTGATCTCAAGCAAGCGCCACTGCTCAGCCTGTCGACGCGCCCTCATGCCTGGAACCGCTGGTTCGCGGCCCAGAACGTAGCCGGTTTGTCCGGGCAGACCATGTATTTTGACCAATTTGCGACTGTTGCTCAGGCTGCGATGGTCGGTGTTGGCGTTGCGTTGCTGCCGACCTTTCTCATTCACGACGAGTTGGCAAGTGGCAAACTCGTTCGTGCACTCGACCTGCCGATGGAAAGCGCCGAGCGGTACTATCTAGTATGGCCCCCAGAGCGATCGGCTCATCCGCCCCTCATCGTGTTTCGCGATTGGCTGCTGGCGGAAACTGCTGCCGATCACTGA
- a CDS encoding CapA family protein, with translation MASWTLGAVGDILINRDNPKDAFFGSSRLLHQIDLVFGNCEGAYTDAPHFPPSAGLRVVAPKSNGSGLANAGFDVMSVANNHIVDGGHEGLIETLNLLHSQGIKTVGAGANLSEATAAVIIEQHGIKIGFLGFASVFPVGYEARGSIPGLAAMRVHSFIWSHNHHDPGVPPEVRTIAYPEDVELLKSLIGDLRSRADVVVVSHHWGQYRPVHLTEYEQTLGRVSIEAGADIVLGHHHHFLRGIEIYRGKPIFYGLGHFVFDLPGPEFAQTGYLLKELGEYAMYPRDGYPLLPFHPDARMTMVACCNFEGTAITSAGFFPCLINNENHAMPLKEDDSRAQEIIDYISRISAEVGLQTSYARISEKFGFAYSRVAPRQNR, from the coding sequence ATGGCCAGTTGGACGTTGGGCGCTGTCGGCGACATCCTCATCAATCGCGACAATCCGAAGGACGCATTTTTCGGATCCAGTCGTCTATTGCACCAAATCGATCTCGTTTTTGGCAACTGCGAAGGCGCCTACACAGATGCCCCGCATTTTCCGCCGAGCGCAGGCTTACGGGTTGTCGCGCCGAAATCGAATGGAAGCGGTCTCGCCAACGCCGGATTCGACGTGATGTCGGTTGCGAACAATCACATTGTCGATGGGGGCCATGAGGGCCTGATCGAGACGTTGAACTTGCTGCACTCACAGGGCATCAAAACGGTCGGCGCTGGTGCCAACCTGTCCGAAGCTACGGCAGCCGTGATCATCGAGCAGCACGGGATAAAAATCGGCTTCCTCGGTTTCGCCTCCGTCTTTCCGGTGGGCTACGAGGCTCGCGGATCGATACCGGGGCTCGCCGCGATGCGGGTTCATTCGTTCATTTGGTCTCATAACCATCACGACCCAGGCGTGCCCCCGGAAGTTCGCACCATCGCGTACCCGGAAGACGTCGAGCTTCTCAAATCACTGATCGGGGATCTGCGCAGCAGGGCAGATGTCGTCGTGGTTAGTCACCACTGGGGACAGTACAGGCCAGTCCACTTAACCGAGTATGAGCAGACTCTGGGTCGTGTCTCGATCGAGGCCGGCGCTGACATCGTCCTGGGCCATCATCATCACTTCCTGCGCGGTATCGAAATTTATCGCGGCAAGCCAATCTTCTATGGCCTCGGTCATTTCGTGTTCGATTTACCAGGGCCCGAATTCGCGCAAACCGGCTATTTACTGAAGGAACTGGGAGAATACGCGATGTACCCGCGCGACGGCTATCCACTGTTGCCATTTCACCCCGACGCACGCATGACCATGGTTGCCTGCTGCAATTTCGAAGGAACGGCGATCACATCAGCCGGATTTTTCCCATGTCTCATCAACAACGAAAATCACGCCATGCCGCTGAAAGAGGATGATTCCCGGGCTCAGGAAATTATCGATTATATATCGAGGATCAGCGCCGAAGTCGGCTTGCAAACATCCTACGCTCGGATTTCGGAAAAATTTGGCTTTGCCTATTCGCGCGTGGCGCCTCGCCAAAACAGGTAA